In Leptospira stimsonii, the following proteins share a genomic window:
- a CDS encoding phosphoribosylanthranilate isomerase: MKPNFAQKPKVKICGIRDLEIAKLCKEEGADFVGLNFAPSSPRKIDIATARKIIQFYKSQMDSPQVVLLFYKNSPEEIRTIRSALSHDYVQWVWDDPELASIYRIELLGENQICSYRVDKQILDGDLNSVPGEFLILDSYSKGAGGGTGESFNWDFVSKVTRKFLLAGGLNPENVASAIAKVKPFGVDVASGVESSPGQKDPQKIIDFIRNAKSVL, translated from the coding sequence ATGAAACCGAATTTCGCTCAAAAACCAAAGGTCAAGATCTGCGGAATCCGAGATCTTGAAATCGCTAAACTTTGCAAGGAAGAAGGCGCCGATTTCGTAGGACTCAATTTTGCCCCTTCCAGTCCGAGAAAGATCGATATCGCGACCGCACGGAAGATCATTCAATTCTATAAGTCTCAAATGGATTCTCCCCAGGTTGTTTTGCTCTTTTATAAAAATTCTCCAGAAGAAATTCGAACGATTCGTAGCGCCCTTTCTCATGATTATGTGCAATGGGTCTGGGACGATCCGGAGCTTGCGTCCATCTATCGAATCGAACTTCTCGGAGAAAACCAGATTTGTTCGTATCGCGTCGACAAACAGATCTTAGATGGGGATTTGAATTCCGTCCCGGGAGAATTTCTGATCTTGGACAGTTATTCCAAGGGCGCGGGCGGCGGCACCGGAGAAAGTTTTAACTGGGACTTCGTCTCGAAAGTCACGAGAAAGTTTTTGCTCGCGGGGGGCTTGAATCCGGAGAACGTAGCTTCGGCGATCGCAAAAGTAAAACCCTTTGGAGTCGACGTTGCGAGCGGAGTCGAATCCTCTCCCGGTCAAAAAGATCCGCAAAAAATAATCGATTTTATCAGGAACGCAAAATCAGTCTTATGA
- the mutS gene encoding DNA mismatch repair protein MutS — MSLETTGTSAEYWSDLADALNTPMMKQFLAIKKDFPDTILFFRMGDFYEMFLEDAKVASSILDIALTKRQNAVPMCGIPYHSKDNYISRLLSAGKKIAICEQSKSDDPGSKLMTRDVVRIITPGTVIEENLLSGYQNNYLAVLHLKKSLIYFAMADFSTGELFYSSASITGLERLIAELEKFRPSEICVPKSEVSFFKDLEYFKNREFTLLPDQPEVTEKDPFHILSLYLDEYIRETYRDNKLILREPRILSSGKFLEMDRETILNLELVENEKEKNHTLYSIFNFCNTAKGKRLLKQRILFPECDPLILYSRWEKQDILLKTILAPFVSALKDIGDLERILTRFRGNHAYPRDFRTIANSIATGIKLKEELEVLSYPFLIPTEKLKSLSEWIASKLNPNDDLPVILGNGPFLRSGFSAKLDKAREAGVKGKDWILELETEEKKRTGLNTLKIRYNKIVGYFIEISRVQAEQAPKDYLKKQTLVGSERFTTPKLEEIERTILEADEIIQEIERAEFNLMVEEVLKNASFLLELSEEIGDLDFQISTLTAKDKFGWIRPQLSEDRSLDLVDSKHPVVEATLPPGQEFTPNSLYLDTQDKAIAVLTGPNMAGKSTFMRQIALNQILFQMGAFVPAKSARLPIVDKLFTRIGAGDNLTAGESTFYVEMKETANILNHCTEDSLILFDEVGRGTSTYDGMSIAWAILEYLSSLSIKPKTIFATHYHELTELSRLSGIFNLYLETLEKDDKVLFLRKVRAGKAKKSFGIYVAKIAGVPEPIVKRAAELLIELESKKKEIRIQEAQPMLFVEAEKKETRSETEESILKLKLEEMTPIEALKTLEDFQKKLRKQK, encoded by the coding sequence ATGAGTTTAGAAACCACAGGAACCTCCGCTGAATACTGGAGTGATCTCGCAGACGCGCTCAACACTCCAATGATGAAACAGTTTCTTGCGATCAAGAAAGACTTTCCGGATACGATTCTCTTTTTTCGGATGGGTGACTTTTATGAAATGTTCTTAGAAGACGCAAAGGTTGCCTCTTCGATCTTAGACATCGCACTTACCAAAAGACAAAACGCGGTGCCTATGTGCGGGATTCCTTATCATTCCAAAGACAATTATATTTCCAGGCTCCTCAGTGCGGGAAAAAAAATCGCAATCTGCGAACAATCCAAATCGGACGATCCCGGTTCCAAACTCATGACGCGGGATGTGGTACGGATCATCACACCGGGAACGGTCATCGAAGAGAACCTTCTTTCCGGATATCAGAACAACTATCTCGCGGTTCTCCATCTTAAAAAAAGTCTGATTTATTTTGCGATGGCGGACTTTTCCACGGGAGAATTATTTTATTCTTCCGCGTCGATCACCGGTTTGGAACGACTGATCGCCGAACTCGAAAAGTTTCGTCCTTCCGAAATCTGTGTTCCGAAATCCGAAGTTTCTTTTTTCAAAGACCTCGAATACTTTAAGAATCGTGAATTTACTTTATTGCCGGATCAGCCCGAAGTTACGGAAAAGGACCCCTTCCACATACTTTCTTTGTATTTAGACGAATACATCCGAGAAACCTATCGGGACAACAAACTCATCCTTCGAGAACCTCGAATCTTAAGTTCCGGAAAATTTTTGGAAATGGATCGGGAAACAATTCTCAATCTGGAACTCGTGGAGAATGAAAAGGAAAAAAATCATACCCTCTATTCTATATTCAATTTTTGCAATACTGCAAAGGGAAAAAGACTTCTCAAACAGAGAATTTTGTTCCCGGAATGTGATCCTCTGATTCTCTATTCTCGTTGGGAAAAACAAGACATCCTCTTAAAAACGATTCTTGCACCGTTCGTTTCGGCGCTCAAGGATATCGGAGATCTCGAACGGATTCTCACACGTTTTCGAGGCAATCACGCGTATCCGAGAGACTTTCGCACCATCGCGAATTCCATCGCAACCGGAATCAAGTTAAAAGAAGAATTGGAAGTTCTTTCCTATCCTTTTTTGATTCCGACCGAAAAACTAAAATCTCTTTCCGAATGGATCGCTTCCAAACTGAATCCAAACGACGACCTACCCGTCATATTAGGAAACGGTCCTTTTCTTCGTTCCGGATTCTCCGCAAAGCTGGACAAGGCAAGAGAAGCCGGCGTAAAAGGAAAGGATTGGATCTTAGAATTGGAAACCGAGGAAAAAAAACGCACCGGTCTAAATACATTAAAGATTCGTTATAATAAGATCGTAGGATATTTTATAGAGATTTCAAGGGTACAAGCGGAACAGGCTCCGAAAGACTATCTCAAAAAACAAACGTTAGTTGGAAGCGAACGATTTACGACACCAAAGCTCGAAGAAATCGAAAGGACGATACTCGAAGCCGACGAAATCATCCAAGAGATCGAAAGAGCGGAATTCAATCTAATGGTCGAAGAAGTCCTCAAAAACGCTTCCTTTCTTTTGGAACTTTCGGAAGAGATCGGAGACTTGGATTTTCAGATCTCGACTTTGACCGCAAAGGACAAGTTCGGTTGGATTCGTCCTCAACTTTCCGAGGATCGTTCTCTGGACCTCGTCGATTCCAAACATCCGGTCGTGGAAGCGACCCTCCCACCCGGTCAGGAGTTTACTCCCAATTCTCTCTATTTGGATACGCAGGACAAAGCGATCGCGGTTCTCACGGGACCGAACATGGCGGGTAAATCGACTTTTATGAGGCAGATCGCCTTAAATCAGATTCTCTTTCAGATGGGAGCGTTTGTTCCGGCGAAATCTGCGCGACTTCCGATCGTGGATAAACTTTTTACGCGCATCGGCGCAGGTGATAATCTCACCGCGGGAGAATCCACATTTTATGTCGAGATGAAGGAAACCGCCAATATCTTAAATCACTGCACTGAAGATTCTCTGATTCTTTTTGACGAGGTTGGTCGAGGAACTTCGACTTATGACGGGATGAGCATCGCCTGGGCGATCTTAGAATATCTGTCTTCTCTTTCGATCAAACCAAAGACGATCTTTGCAACTCACTACCACGAACTCACCGAGCTGTCTCGTTTGAGCGGAATTTTCAATCTTTATCTGGAAACTCTGGAAAAGGACGACAAGGTTCTTTTCTTACGAAAGGTTCGCGCGGGAAAAGCCAAAAAGTCTTTCGGGATTTACGTGGCAAAGATCGCCGGAGTTCCGGAACCGATCGTAAAACGAGCGGCTGAACTTCTCATCGAACTCGAATCCAAAAAGAAGGAGATTCGGATCCAAGAAGCGCAACCTATGTTGTTTGTCGAAGCGGAAAAGAAAGAAACTCGTTCCGAGACGGAAGAATCGATTTTGAAACTGAAATTGGAAGAGATGACCCCGATCGAAGCCTTAAAAACCCTCGAAGACTTTCAGAAAAAATTAAGAAAACAAAAATAA
- a CDS encoding response regulator: MKAGVAPNGRPYQVLIAENSRFQAKQLAQILESEGYQVIGFAENGKELVKLYDEHRLVDLITLDLNLPVMDGFATFFEIKEKGVLPRIVLVSEENTPAVLKYLVDEGAMDYIPKPVKREKVLEKVNAAIKKIPKV, from the coding sequence ATGAAAGCAGGTGTAGCTCCGAACGGAAGACCTTATCAGGTATTGATTGCCGAGAACTCAAGATTTCAGGCCAAACAACTCGCTCAAATTTTAGAATCGGAAGGATATCAGGTCATCGGATTTGCGGAAAACGGAAAGGAACTCGTTAAACTCTACGATGAACATCGATTAGTCGATTTGATCACATTGGATCTGAATCTTCCAGTCATGGATGGATTCGCTACTTTTTTTGAGATCAAAGAAAAGGGCGTTCTTCCCAGAATCGTTCTGGTGTCCGAAGAGAACACACCAGCGGTCCTCAAATATCTCGTGGACGAGGGAGCGATGGACTACATTCCGAAACCGGTAAAACGGGAGAAGGTTTTGGAAAAAGTCAACGCGGCGATCAAGAAAATTCCAAAAGTCTAA
- the leuB gene encoding 3-isopropylmalate dehydrogenase — protein MKNVAVLSGDGIGPEVMEVALSVLKKALGAKASEFNFKEGYVGGIAIDKTGHPLPPETLKLCEESQAILFGSVGGPKWETLPPEKQPERGALLPLRKHFDLFANLRPAIIYPELKNASPVRADIIGDGLDILILRELTGGIYFGQPKGREGSGQEEFAYDTMKYSRREIERITRVAFQAARKRNNKVTSIDKANVLTTSVFWKEVVIDLHQKEFSDVQLNHLYVDNAAMQLIVNPKQFDVILCENMFGDILSDEASIITGSIGMLPSASLSESGFGLYEPSGGSAPDIAGKGVANPIAQVLSAALMLRYSFSMEEEAGKIETAVRKTIATGKRTRDIAESGSTVVGTKEIGQIIESFL, from the coding sequence ATGAAGAACGTAGCTGTACTTTCCGGAGACGGAATCGGTCCGGAAGTAATGGAGGTAGCACTCTCCGTTTTGAAAAAAGCTCTCGGCGCCAAGGCTTCCGAGTTTAACTTTAAAGAAGGATATGTGGGTGGAATCGCAATCGACAAGACCGGGCATCCCCTTCCACCCGAAACTCTCAAACTCTGTGAAGAATCCCAGGCGATTCTTTTTGGAAGTGTGGGCGGCCCAAAATGGGAAACCCTACCGCCGGAAAAACAACCGGAACGAGGAGCTCTCCTCCCACTTCGCAAACACTTCGATTTGTTTGCAAATCTCAGACCCGCGATCATCTATCCCGAATTGAAGAATGCTTCGCCCGTTCGCGCCGATATCATCGGTGACGGACTGGATATTCTCATCCTAAGAGAATTGACGGGAGGAATCTACTTCGGACAACCGAAAGGGAGAGAAGGATCCGGGCAGGAAGAATTCGCCTACGATACGATGAAATATTCCAGAAGAGAAATCGAAAGGATTACCAGAGTAGCATTCCAAGCCGCTCGTAAAAGAAATAATAAAGTGACAAGCATCGACAAGGCAAACGTCTTGACGACTTCCGTTTTTTGGAAAGAAGTTGTCATCGATCTGCATCAGAAAGAATTTTCTGACGTCCAATTGAATCATCTCTACGTGGACAACGCGGCGATGCAGTTGATCGTAAACCCGAAACAATTCGACGTGATACTGTGTGAGAACATGTTCGGCGATATTCTTTCGGACGAGGCCTCCATCATCACCGGCTCGATCGGAATGTTACCTTCTGCTTCCTTATCGGAATCAGGCTTCGGATTGTATGAACCATCGGGTGGTTCCGCTCCCGACATCGCAGGAAAAGGTGTCGCGAATCCGATTGCTCAGGTTTTGAGCGCGGCTCTGATGTTGCGTTATTCTTTTTCCATGGAAGAAGAAGCTGGCAAAATAGAAACAGCGGTTCGTAAAACGATCGCTACCGGAAAAAGAACCAGAGACATCGCGGAGTCCGGATCTACGGTCGTTGGAACAAAAGAAATCGGTCAGATAATCGAATCCTTTCTCTAA
- a CDS encoding polyphenol oxidase family protein, producing the protein MALSHSFPIANGKKIRILILGKKELPNLSLEPNSQRKEISKYTGQKESSIFLLNQVHGDTILPASEIPEFAFPMADALIGEESQKILCVKTADCMPIFFWSSRSEKFAVVHSGWKGTLAGIAEKTILECFSKNEIVDGSLFGFLGPCASGIRYEVGEDVASLFRSEYSACLKSSLEGKSLLDLESFLRFRLEKNRIRVNLDSSGICTMEKNSDFFSHRQKDLGRNLNLIWNED; encoded by the coding sequence ATGGCCTTGTCTCATTCCTTCCCGATCGCAAACGGAAAAAAAATCCGCATTTTGATCCTCGGGAAAAAAGAACTTCCGAATCTTTCTCTGGAACCGAATTCTCAGAGAAAGGAAATTTCAAAATATACCGGACAAAAAGAATCTTCGATTTTTCTTTTGAATCAGGTGCACGGAGATACGATTCTCCCTGCATCCGAAATCCCAGAATTTGCCTTTCCAATGGCGGACGCTTTGATCGGAGAAGAATCCCAAAAAATACTTTGTGTAAAGACGGCGGATTGTATGCCGATCTTTTTTTGGTCATCCCGTAGCGAGAAATTCGCAGTGGTGCATTCGGGATGGAAAGGAACGTTAGCCGGAATCGCGGAGAAAACGATCTTAGAATGTTTTTCTAAAAACGAAATCGTTGACGGTTCTTTGTTCGGTTTTCTCGGACCCTGTGCTTCCGGAATCCGCTACGAAGTGGGGGAAGACGTTGCGTCCCTGTTTCGTTCCGAATATTCTGCTTGTTTGAAGTCTTCGCTCGAAGGGAAAAGTCTTTTGGATTTGGAATCCTTTCTGAGATTTCGATTGGAAAAGAATCGGATTCGAGTGAATCTCGATTCTTCCGGAATTTGTACGATGGAGAAAAATTCAGATTTCTTCAGTCATCGCCAAAAGGACCTCGGAAGAAATCTGAATTTGATTTGGAATGAAGATTAG